From the genome of Cognaticolwellia beringensis, one region includes:
- the lpdA gene encoding dihydrolipoyl dehydrogenase: MSNDIKTQVVVLGAGPGGYSAAFRAADLGLDVILVESRETLGGVCLNVGCIPSKALLHVAKVIDDAAAMASHGVTFGAPKIDLDKIRGWKEDVISQLTGGLGGMAKARKVKTVFGYGKFTSDKTIEVEGADGKTTITFDNAIIAAGSSVVDLPFIPTEDPRVIDSTGALELQDIPKEMLVLGGGIIGLEMGTVYRALGSNVSVVEFADQLVPAADKDIVKVYTNYNKKKFNIMLSTKVVAVEAKDDGLYVTFEGKNAPEGQVRYDKILVAVGRKPNGHLVAADKAGVNVDERGFINVTNELRTNVNHIFAIGDVVGQPMLAHKAVHEAHCAAEVISGKKHTFEPRCIPSIAYTDPEMAWVGVTEREAKEQGLNIEVANFPWAASGRAIASARTEGKTKMIFEKETGRVLGGAIVGINAGEMLGEVCLAVEMGADAEDIGLTIHAHPTLNESIGMAAEIFEGTITDMPNAKAVKKKK; this comes from the coding sequence ATGAGTAACGATATTAAAACTCAAGTAGTAGTTTTAGGTGCGGGTCCTGGTGGCTATTCAGCAGCATTTCGCGCAGCAGATTTAGGTTTAGACGTAATATTAGTTGAAAGCCGTGAAACGCTTGGTGGCGTTTGTTTGAATGTGGGTTGTATCCCTTCAAAAGCACTTTTACACGTAGCTAAAGTTATTGACGATGCAGCAGCAATGGCTTCTCATGGTGTTACTTTTGGCGCTCCTAAAATTGATTTAGACAAAATTCGTGGCTGGAAAGAAGACGTTATTAGTCAATTAACCGGTGGTTTAGGCGGAATGGCTAAAGCACGTAAAGTTAAAACAGTATTTGGTTACGGTAAATTCACTTCAGATAAAACCATTGAAGTAGAAGGCGCTGACGGTAAAACAACCATTACTTTTGACAACGCGATTATTGCTGCTGGTTCATCAGTAGTTGATTTACCTTTCATTCCAACTGAAGACCCACGTGTAATCGATTCAACGGGCGCTTTAGAGCTTCAAGACATACCAAAAGAAATGTTAGTACTTGGTGGCGGCATTATTGGTTTAGAAATGGGCACGGTATATCGCGCGTTAGGCTCAAATGTTTCAGTTGTTGAGTTTGCTGACCAATTAGTGCCAGCGGCTGATAAAGATATTGTTAAAGTTTACACTAACTATAACAAGAAAAAATTCAACATTATGTTGTCAACAAAAGTCGTTGCCGTTGAAGCCAAAGACGATGGTTTATATGTTACTTTTGAAGGCAAAAATGCCCCTGAAGGACAAGTACGCTACGACAAAATTTTAGTTGCTGTTGGTCGTAAGCCAAACGGTCACTTAGTTGCTGCAGATAAAGCTGGTGTTAATGTTGATGAGCGTGGCTTTATTAACGTAACAAATGAGCTTCGCACTAACGTTAATCACATTTTCGCTATTGGTGATGTTGTGGGTCAACCTATGCTTGCTCATAAAGCGGTACATGAAGCACATTGTGCTGCTGAAGTGATTTCTGGTAAGAAACATACTTTTGAACCACGTTGTATTCCTTCAATTGCTTATACTGATCCAGAAATGGCTTGGGTAGGTGTTACAGAACGTGAAGCGAAAGAGCAAGGTTTGAACATTGAAGTGGCTAACTTCCCTTGGGCTGCTTCTGGTCGTGCAATTGCTTCTGCGCGTACTGAAGGTAAAACTAAGATGATCTTCGAAAAAGAAACTGGCCGTGTATTAGGTGGTGCTATTGTGGGTATCAACGCCGGCGAAATGCTTGGTGAAGTTTGTTTAGCCGTTGAAATGGGCGCAGATGCTGAAGACATAGGTCTTACTATTCATGCTCACCCAACGTTAAATGAATCAATCGGTATGGCTGCAGAGATTTTTGAAGGCACCATTACTGATATGCCAAACGCTAAAGCCGTTAAAAAGAAAAAATAA
- the ampE gene encoding beta-lactamase regulator AmpE produces MSLISLLIALVAERYLSSSAWQFDTLYQRYLAVIKKTKVLADYKNSAILSYAVIFVPVVGCYFLLAQIDNALLYLIASTLILIVCFGCMKTRESYKNYLVSAFKGELTTCELHHLQLQQDKNISNMGFGQTMVWLNYRYFIAVMLFFVLFGPAGALFYRLLTKVNECTNKPEAATDEQGDSSEQNSQNSDETCQASQQLLFWVDWLPVRLVAFGYMFVGHFSKALPVWIENLFEFEKAPSKVLIAVAQMSEDFMVDADDCTAEPCLLVKLAKRTLLLFLAVISVLTLTGIIT; encoded by the coding sequence ATGAGCTTGATTAGTTTGTTAATTGCACTGGTTGCTGAGCGCTACTTGTCTTCTAGTGCTTGGCAATTCGATACATTATACCAACGTTATTTGGCGGTAATTAAGAAAACTAAGGTGCTGGCGGACTATAAAAATTCTGCCATATTGAGTTATGCGGTTATTTTTGTTCCGGTAGTGGGGTGTTATTTTTTATTAGCACAAATTGATAACGCTTTATTGTATTTAATTGCCTCAACATTAATCCTTATTGTATGTTTTGGTTGTATGAAAACCCGCGAAAGTTATAAAAACTATTTAGTTTCAGCTTTTAAAGGTGAATTAACTACTTGTGAATTGCACCACTTGCAATTACAGCAAGATAAAAATATTTCTAATATGGGATTCGGCCAAACTATGGTTTGGTTAAATTATCGCTACTTTATCGCGGTTATGCTGTTTTTTGTGTTATTTGGTCCTGCAGGAGCATTATTTTATCGGTTATTAACCAAGGTAAATGAATGTACTAACAAACCAGAAGCTGCAACAGATGAACAGGGCGATAGCTCAGAGCAAAACAGCCAAAACAGCGATGAAACTTGTCAAGCCAGCCAGCAATTATTATTTTGGGTTGATTGGTTGCCAGTAAGGTTAGTGGCTTTTGGTTATATGTTTGTTGGCCATTTTTCGAAAGCGCTGCCGGTTTGGATCGAAAACTTATTTGAATTTGAAAAAGCGCCGAGTAAAGTATTGATAGCCGTTGCGCAAATGTCTGAAGACTTTATGGTTGATGCCGATGACTGCACTGCTGAACCTTGCTTGTTAGTTAAGTTAGCCAAGCGAACCCTGTTACTGTTTTTAGCCGTAATATCTGTTCTGACCTTGACCGGTATTATTACTTAG
- the nadC gene encoding carboxylating nicotinate-nucleotide diphosphorylase → MLPASLLNDITKTVTWALCEDLGVNTYNELATSSDITAELIPAQNQAVANIISRDECVICGVAWVNEVFKQLDNIYNTETKITWFVNDGQHVTANTTLFELSGNARILLTGERTALNFLQSLSGTATVTSSYVKHLAGTTTKLLDTRKTLPGLRSAQKYAVTCGGGVNHRIGLFDAFLIKENHIAACGGISKAISTARINHSDKTVEVEVENIEELTQALNAGADIIMLDNFSTEMIEQAVKLTAEISAGNTKLEVSGNMTLSTLKDYAKSGVDFISVGALTKHVQAVDLSMRFV, encoded by the coding sequence ATGTTACCAGCATCATTATTAAACGACATCACCAAAACCGTTACTTGGGCATTATGTGAAGACTTAGGCGTAAATACCTATAACGAACTTGCCACCAGCAGTGACATTACCGCCGAACTTATTCCGGCACAAAACCAAGCGGTAGCAAACATTATCAGTCGTGACGAATGTGTTATTTGTGGTGTTGCTTGGGTAAATGAAGTGTTTAAACAGCTTGATAACATTTATAACACCGAAACCAAAATCACTTGGTTTGTTAACGACGGTCAACACGTAACCGCCAATACCACGTTATTCGAGTTATCGGGTAATGCACGCATTTTGTTAACCGGCGAGCGTACCGCTTTAAACTTTTTACAAAGCCTTTCAGGTACCGCAACCGTCACTAGCTCATACGTTAAACACCTTGCAGGCACCACCACCAAATTACTTGATACCCGTAAAACCCTACCGGGCCTGCGCAGCGCGCAAAAATACGCGGTAACTTGCGGTGGCGGTGTAAATCATAGAATTGGCTTATTCGACGCCTTTTTAATTAAAGAAAATCACATTGCCGCATGTGGTGGTATTAGCAAAGCCATTAGCACAGCCCGCATTAACCATAGTGATAAAACCGTCGAAGTAGAAGTAGAAAACATAGAAGAGTTAACCCAAGCACTAAACGCAGGTGCTGACATTATTATGCTAGATAACTTTAGCACTGAAATGATCGAGCAAGCGGTTAAGCTAACCGCCGAAATATCAGCCGGTAATACCAAGTTAGAAGTTTCAGGCAATATGACCTTAAGCACACTAAAAGATTATGCCAAATCCGGCGTAGACTTTATTTCTGTAGGTGCGTTGACCAAACATGTCCAAGCGGTTGATCTGTCCATGCGCTTTGTTTAA
- the ampD gene encoding 1,6-anhydro-N-acetylmuramyl-L-alanine amidase AmpD, with protein sequence MSFLQDGRKSNTALVLENGWLCAAEIQQSSHCEPRAIDEAVSLLVVHNISLPPGQFGGSHITDFFLGNLDPTIDPYFESIYRMRVSAHCLIQRTGHIVQYVSFNDKAWHAGVSSYQGREKCNDFSIGIELEGTDDIPYTKEQYQQLSALSQALIGTYPELKRNIVGHCDIAPGRKTDPGDAFDWQHFRGLLEK encoded by the coding sequence ATGTCATTTCTGCAAGATGGCCGAAAAAGTAACACTGCGCTAGTGCTTGAAAATGGTTGGTTGTGTGCCGCTGAAATTCAACAATCTAGCCACTGTGAGCCAAGAGCGATAGATGAAGCGGTTAGTTTGTTGGTTGTGCATAATATTTCATTACCGCCGGGGCAATTTGGTGGCAGCCACATAACTGATTTTTTTCTCGGTAACTTAGACCCGACTATTGATCCCTACTTCGAAAGCATATATCGCATGCGTGTTTCAGCCCATTGTTTAATTCAGCGTACCGGTCATATTGTGCAATATGTTTCTTTTAATGATAAAGCATGGCACGCCGGTGTTTCGTCTTATCAAGGCCGAGAAAAGTGTAATGACTTTTCAATTGGTATTGAGCTGGAAGGAACAGATGATATTCCCTATACTAAAGAGCAATATCAGCAGCTTAGTGCTTTGAGCCAAGCTTTAATAGGGACTTATCCTGAGCTGAAACGTAACATTGTTGGGCATTGTGATATTGCACCGGGGCGAAAAACTGATCCTGGAGACGCGTTTGATTGGCAACACTTTCGGGGGTTGTTGGAGAAGTGA
- the aceE gene encoding pyruvate dehydrogenase (acetyl-transferring), homodimeric type, whose product MSELPNQDIDSMETQEWLESMESVLEKEGPERAHFLLEKLIDRARRSGTHLPFDAKTAYVNTIPPGLEPHMPADQTIESRIRAAIRWNALVLVLRASKKDLELGGHIGSFASSSTLYDVGFNHFFKASSEKDGGDFIFAQGHISPGIYARAFMEGRLTEEQMNNFRQECDGKGLSSYPHPHLMPDFWQFPTVSMGLGPLQAIYTARFLKYLTDRGIKDCSGQRVYCFLGDGETDEPESLGAIGLATREGLDNLTFVINCNLQRLDGPVRGNGKIIQELEGTFRGAGWEVVKVIWGSYWDSLIARDTSGKLLQLMNETVDGEYQNCKAKGGKYTRENFFNKYPETAALVANMSDQDIWRLNRGGHDPVKVYAAYEKAMNTKGRPTVILAKTVKGFGLGASGEALNIAHNVKKMDVDSLKHYRNRFNIPVSDEEIADLPFFKFPEDSEEYKYMKARREALGGSLPARRQQAEESLDIPALKIFEPILKGSGEREVSSTMTFVRVLNSLLKDKKIGKRIVPIIPDEARTFGMEGLFRQVGIYASEGQKYVPQDADQVAYYREDKKGQVLQEGINELGAMASWVASGTSYSTCNATTIPFYIYYSMFGFQRVGDLAWAAADSQARGFLLGATAGRTTLNGEGLQHQDGHSHVQAGLIPNCVTYDPTYGYEIAVIVREGLRRMYEENENIFFYLTLMNENYQHPAIPENKTVEDEIIKGIYQLERVEAKKAKANVQLMGSGTILQKVRQAAQILSADYGVSSDVYSVTSFNELAREGQEVTRWNMLHPESKQKTAYLSKVITSDKGPAIAATDYIKNYSDQVRAYINTEYRVLGTDGFGRSDSRDNLRQHFEVDQNYIVVAALYELANRGEIKSKVVSEAIKRFNIDAEKINPLYA is encoded by the coding sequence ATGTCTGAGCTCCCAAATCAAGATATTGATTCAATGGAAACCCAAGAATGGTTGGAATCAATGGAGTCTGTGCTAGAAAAAGAAGGGCCAGAACGTGCTCATTTTCTACTTGAAAAATTAATCGATAGAGCCCGTCGTAGCGGTACGCATTTACCTTTTGACGCCAAAACTGCTTATGTAAATACTATTCCACCAGGGTTAGAGCCGCATATGCCGGCTGACCAAACGATAGAGTCACGCATTCGTGCTGCTATTCGTTGGAATGCTTTAGTGTTGGTATTACGCGCGTCTAAAAAAGATTTAGAGCTTGGTGGCCATATTGGTAGCTTTGCTTCTTCATCTACTTTATATGATGTTGGTTTCAACCACTTCTTTAAAGCTTCATCTGAAAAAGATGGCGGCGACTTTATTTTTGCTCAAGGTCATATTTCTCCGGGTATTTATGCTCGTGCCTTTATGGAAGGCAGATTAACGGAAGAGCAAATGAACAACTTCCGTCAAGAATGTGATGGTAAAGGTTTGTCTTCATACCCGCATCCACATTTAATGCCAGACTTTTGGCAGTTCCCTACTGTTTCTATGGGCTTAGGTCCATTACAAGCTATTTATACTGCACGTTTCCTTAAGTATCTTACTGACCGCGGTATTAAAGACTGTTCAGGCCAACGTGTTTATTGTTTCCTAGGTGATGGTGAAACTGATGAGCCAGAATCGTTAGGTGCTATCGGCCTAGCAACGCGTGAAGGTTTAGATAACTTAACATTTGTTATCAACTGTAATTTACAGCGTTTAGATGGTCCTGTTCGTGGTAATGGTAAAATTATTCAAGAACTTGAAGGGACATTCCGCGGCGCAGGCTGGGAAGTGGTGAAAGTTATTTGGGGTTCTTACTGGGATTCATTAATTGCCCGTGATACTTCGGGTAAATTACTACAGCTAATGAACGAAACAGTTGATGGTGAATACCAAAACTGTAAAGCCAAAGGCGGTAAGTACACGCGCGAAAACTTCTTTAACAAGTACCCTGAAACTGCAGCGCTAGTCGCGAATATGTCTGATCAAGATATTTGGCGTTTAAATCGTGGTGGTCATGATCCTGTTAAAGTTTACGCCGCTTATGAAAAAGCGATGAACACTAAAGGTCGTCCAACCGTTATTCTTGCTAAAACTGTTAAAGGTTTCGGTTTAGGTGCTTCAGGCGAAGCTTTAAACATTGCCCATAACGTTAAGAAGATGGATGTTGATTCGCTTAAACATTACCGTAATCGTTTTAATATTCCGGTAAGCGATGAAGAAATTGCTGACTTACCTTTCTTCAAGTTCCCAGAAGATAGCGAAGAATACAAGTATATGAAAGCACGTCGTGAAGCATTAGGTGGTTCATTACCTGCGCGTCGCCAACAAGCGGAAGAGTCACTTGATATTCCAGCATTAAAAATATTTGAGCCAATATTAAAAGGTTCAGGTGAGCGTGAAGTTTCATCAACAATGACTTTTGTTCGTGTGCTAAACAGCTTACTAAAAGATAAGAAAATCGGTAAGCGTATCGTTCCTATTATTCCTGACGAAGCGCGTACTTTTGGTATGGAAGGTTTATTCCGCCAAGTGGGTATTTATGCCAGCGAAGGTCAAAAATATGTTCCACAAGATGCTGACCAAGTTGCTTATTACCGCGAAGATAAAAAAGGACAAGTATTACAAGAAGGTATTAATGAACTAGGTGCTATGGCGTCTTGGGTTGCTTCTGGTACGTCTTATTCAACGTGTAACGCCACGACAATTCCATTCTACATCTACTATTCAATGTTTGGTTTCCAACGTGTTGGTGATTTAGCATGGGCAGCGGCAGATAGTCAAGCACGTGGTTTCTTATTAGGTGCTACTGCTGGTAGAACTACGCTTAATGGTGAAGGTTTACAACATCAAGATGGTCATTCACATGTGCAAGCGGGCTTAATCCCTAATTGTGTGACTTATGATCCAACTTACGGTTATGAAATTGCCGTTATTGTGCGTGAAGGTTTACGCCGTATGTATGAAGAAAATGAAAACATCTTCTTCTACTTAACCTTGATGAATGAAAACTATCAACATCCAGCAATACCAGAAAATAAGACTGTTGAAGACGAAATTATTAAAGGTATTTATCAACTTGAGCGCGTTGAAGCTAAAAAAGCTAAAGCCAACGTACAATTAATGGGCTCAGGTACTATTTTACAAAAAGTTCGTCAAGCGGCACAAATTTTGTCAGCTGATTACGGTGTATCAAGTGACGTTTATTCTGTTACTTCATTCAACGAACTGGCACGTGAAGGACAAGAAGTAACGCGCTGGAACATGTTACACCCTGAAAGCAAGCAAAAAACAGCTTATCTTTCTAAGGTAATTACTAGCGACAAAGGCCCAGCCATTGCAGCAACTGATTACATTAAAAACTATTCTGACCAAGTGCGTGCTTATATCAACACTGAGTATCGCGTATTAGGTACTGACGGTTTTGGCCGCAGTGATAGCCGCGATAACTTGCGTCAACATTTTGAAGTTGATCAAAACTACATTGTTGTTGCTGCGCTTTATGAATTGGCAAACCGTGGTGAGATTAAAAGCAAAGTGGTCAGTGAAGCGATTAAACGCTTTAACATTGATGCTGAAAAAATTAATCCGCTTTACGCGTAA
- a CDS encoding pilin produces MKKLNTMKKAQGFTLIELMIVVAIIGILAAVALPAYNTYTEKARYSEIPLAVGSVKAAIETCFQTRGDYTLANCDTYAKIGAVKAGAEAGSEVASVEITAGTAVITGTGSDTDASTYILTPTAANNSLNWAQTGTCIATGVC; encoded by the coding sequence ATGAAAAAACTAAACACAATGAAAAAAGCTCAAGGTTTCACCCTGATTGAATTAATGATCGTTGTTGCGATTATCGGTATTTTAGCTGCTGTTGCATTACCGGCTTATAATACTTATACAGAAAAAGCACGTTATTCTGAAATCCCACTAGCCGTAGGTTCAGTTAAAGCGGCAATTGAAACTTGTTTTCAAACCCGAGGGGATTATACTTTAGCTAACTGTGATACTTACGCGAAAATTGGTGCTGTAAAAGCAGGTGCTGAAGCAGGTTCTGAAGTTGCTTCCGTAGAAATAACAGCAGGAACTGCAGTAATTACTGGTACTGGTTCAGATACAGATGCATCAACATATATTCTTACCCCTACTGCAGCTAACAACTCATTAAATTGGGCACAAACAGGTACGTGTATAGCTACTGGTGTTTGTTAA
- a CDS encoding retropepsin-like aspartic protease family protein translates to MTKNDTSASFGKGFVWIAWIIGIALLVFVFQDLLDEQYNPNQDPKLSLQANGKAEVMLQQNRQGHYVTNGAINGTQVTFLLDTGATHVSIPAHIAENLSLQAQGQMRVQTANGTITVYQTQINELRIGNIYLYNVAANINPSMAADEILLGMSALKRVEFSQTGKQLILREQL, encoded by the coding sequence ATGACTAAAAATGACACTTCAGCAAGTTTTGGTAAAGGTTTTGTCTGGATAGCTTGGATTATCGGCATCGCTTTACTAGTGTTTGTTTTTCAAGATTTACTCGACGAGCAATATAATCCAAATCAAGACCCTAAACTTTCATTACAAGCCAACGGCAAAGCAGAAGTTATGTTGCAGCAAAACCGGCAAGGGCATTATGTGACTAATGGCGCGATTAATGGCACACAAGTCACCTTTTTACTCGATACCGGTGCTACACACGTGTCTATTCCAGCACATATAGCAGAAAATTTATCCTTACAAGCACAAGGACAAATGCGCGTGCAAACCGCAAATGGCACAATTACTGTCTATCAAACACAAATAAATGAGCTACGCATTGGCAATATCTACCTGTATAATGTCGCGGCAAATATTAACCCTAGTATGGCTGCCGATGAAATTCTGTTGGGCATGAGCGCCCTAAAAAGAGTAGAATTTAGCCAAACCGGAAAACAACTAATTTTACGAGAGCAGCTTTAA
- the pdhR gene encoding pyruvate dehydrogenase complex transcriptional repressor PdhR — protein sequence MEKPVKQAKLSDIILAQLETMILEGSLKPGQKLPAERELAKQFDVSRPSLREAIQKLEAKNLVTRRQGGGTFVSDKILGGLSDPLFALMANSNESQFDLLEFRHGIEGMSAYYAAMRGTQADFDEIQRKHDNIGTAQLEDSYRLEAEAVFEFYIAICAASHNAVILHLANSMAPLLIDNIEKNLTTLAKRPDVFGQISDYRTRLMSAIVSGKPQIAWGASHRHLAFIEEVLLKMSQENSRMERSIRRMKRPKVDTN from the coding sequence ATTGAAAAGCCGGTAAAGCAAGCTAAGTTGTCAGATATTATTTTGGCTCAGCTTGAGACTATGATCTTAGAAGGTAGTTTGAAGCCCGGGCAAAAGTTACCGGCAGAGCGAGAGCTGGCGAAACAGTTCGATGTGTCTCGACCTTCATTACGTGAAGCCATTCAAAAGTTAGAAGCAAAAAATTTAGTCACGCGTCGCCAAGGTGGCGGAACCTTTGTAAGTGATAAAATTTTGGGTGGCCTGTCAGACCCACTATTTGCCTTAATGGCCAATAGTAATGAATCACAATTTGATTTATTAGAGTTTCGTCATGGTATTGAGGGGATGTCGGCTTACTATGCAGCGATGCGCGGTACACAAGCTGATTTTGATGAAATTCAGCGCAAGCATGACAACATTGGCACGGCTCAACTTGAAGATAGTTACCGCCTTGAAGCTGAAGCGGTATTCGAATTTTATATCGCAATATGCGCGGCTAGTCACAATGCGGTTATTTTGCATTTAGCCAATAGTATGGCGCCGTTGTTGATTGACAACATTGAGAAAAATTTAACAACTTTGGCTAAGCGACCCGACGTGTTTGGCCAAATATCTGATTATCGCACGCGTTTGATGAGTGCGATTGTCAGTGGTAAACCCCAAATTGCTTGGGGAGCTAGCCATCGACATTTAGCTTTCATTGAAGAAGTGCTATTAAAAATGTCACAGGAAAATAGTCGTATGGAACGTTCTATACGCAGAATGAAACGACCGAAAGTTGATACCAATTAA
- the aceF gene encoding pyruvate dehydrogenase complex dihydrolipoyllysine-residue acetyltransferase, producing MSDIEKILVPDVGGDEVEVIEICFAVGDSLEADEGIITVETDKASMDIPAPFAGELIALSVKVGDKIKEGDVIAEMKGAGAAAEDSTEAPVAAESEEKAEPEAKPEAPAAEKTPSAAASSEVIEIAVPDIGEDGEVDVIEVLVAVGDVIEAEDGLITLETDKATMDVPSPHAGTVKEVLINTGDKVKQGSIVIKLETSSSAAEQAPAAEEAPAAQAPAAEKSAPAAAASSEVIEIAVPDIGEDGEVDVIDVLVAVGDVIEAEDGLITLETDKATMDVPSSHAGTVKEVLISTGDKVKQGSIVIKLETSSGAPAQEETPAPASAPAKAASQAPAPAAKKAAPVPHHPQIGLTNADAIYTSPSIRRIAREFGVDLTLVKGTGRKGRILKEDVQSYVKYELSRPKANAGSSVAAGEGGLQVVSAKQIDFSKFGEVETKALTRIQKISGPFLHRNWVTIPHVTQFDEADITNVEAFRKEQNVICEKQKLGFKITPLVFILKAAADALRTFPTFNSSLSEDGESLILKKYIHIGVAVDTPNGLVVPVVRDVDQKGIHQLSRELLEISIKARDGKLKATDMQGGCFTISSLGGIGGTAFTPIVNAPEVAILGVSKSEMKPKWNGQDFEPKLMLPLSMSYDHRVIDGALAARFTVHLAGVMSDIRKLIL from the coding sequence ATGTCTGATATTGAAAAAATTCTAGTCCCAGATGTCGGTGGCGATGAAGTAGAAGTTATCGAGATTTGTTTTGCGGTAGGCGACAGTTTAGAAGCTGACGAAGGTATTATTACCGTTGAAACGGATAAAGCATCAATGGATATTCCAGCGCCATTTGCTGGTGAACTTATTGCCCTTTCAGTTAAAGTTGGCGATAAGATCAAAGAAGGTGATGTTATTGCTGAAATGAAAGGCGCTGGCGCTGCTGCTGAAGATAGCACAGAAGCACCAGTTGCAGCCGAGTCAGAAGAAAAAGCTGAACCAGAAGCTAAGCCTGAAGCACCGGCAGCAGAAAAAACGCCAAGTGCTGCTGCAAGTAGTGAAGTTATTGAAATAGCTGTGCCTGATATTGGTGAAGATGGCGAAGTTGACGTTATCGAAGTACTAGTTGCAGTAGGTGATGTGATAGAAGCTGAAGATGGCTTGATCACGTTAGAAACTGATAAAGCTACTATGGATGTGCCGTCACCTCATGCTGGTACGGTTAAAGAAGTGCTCATTAATACCGGTGATAAAGTTAAGCAAGGCTCTATTGTGATTAAGCTTGAAACTTCATCAAGTGCAGCTGAACAAGCACCTGCAGCTGAAGAAGCGCCTGCTGCACAAGCTCCTGCTGCTGAGAAATCAGCGCCTGCGGCGGCTGCAAGCAGTGAAGTTATCGAAATAGCGGTACCTGATATTGGCGAAGATGGCGAAGTTGACGTTATTGATGTGCTAGTTGCTGTGGGCGATGTTATTGAAGCTGAAGATGGTTTAATCACGTTAGAAACAGATAAAGCCACTATGGATGTGCCATCGTCACATGCCGGAACGGTAAAAGAAGTGTTAATCAGTACGGGCGATAAAGTTAAGCAAGGCTCAATTGTTATCAAGCTTGAAACGTCGTCTGGTGCTCCTGCTCAGGAAGAAACTCCTGCGCCTGCTTCAGCGCCAGCAAAGGCTGCTAGCCAAGCACCAGCGCCAGCAGCTAAAAAGGCAGCACCTGTGCCGCATCATCCGCAAATTGGTTTAACCAATGCCGATGCTATTTATACTTCACCTTCTATTCGACGCATTGCGCGCGAATTTGGGGTTGATTTAACATTAGTCAAAGGTACTGGACGTAAAGGCCGTATTTTAAAAGAAGATGTGCAGTCGTATGTTAAATATGAATTGTCTCGTCCGAAAGCTAATGCTGGTAGTTCAGTAGCCGCTGGAGAAGGTGGTTTACAAGTTGTTAGCGCTAAGCAAATTGATTTCTCAAAGTTTGGTGAAGTTGAAACGAAAGCACTGACACGCATTCAGAAAATATCGGGTCCATTCTTACATCGTAACTGGGTCACTATCCCACATGTTACGCAGTTTGATGAAGCCGATATCACTAATGTGGAAGCCTTCCGTAAAGAACAAAATGTTATTTGTGAAAAGCAAAAGCTTGGTTTTAAAATTACGCCATTAGTGTTTATTTTAAAAGCCGCAGCAGATGCATTGCGTACCTTTCCAACCTTTAACTCTAGCTTGAGTGAAGATGGTGAAAGCTTAATTCTGAAAAAGTATATTCACATTGGTGTTGCGGTTGATACACCTAATGGTTTAGTTGTACCGGTAGTGCGTGATGTTGATCAAAAAGGTATTCACCAGTTATCGCGTGAATTACTTGAAATTAGCATAAAAGCACGTGACGGCAAGTTAAAAGCAACGGATATGCAAGGCGGTTGTTTTACTATTTCTAGCCTGGGTGGTATTGGCGGTACAGCATTCACGCCGATTGTTAATGCTCCAGAAGTGGCGATTTTAGGTGTTTCTAAATCAGAAATGAAACCTAAATGGAATGGACAAGATTTTGAACCTAAGTTAATGTTACCGTTATCTATGTCCTACGACCATCGTGTAATTGACGGCGCACTAGCGGCACGCTTTACTGTACATCTGGCAGGTGTCATGAGTGATATTAGAAAACTCATTCTATAA